tatgtttttatttttaagactcGATACAGAAacttctaattaaaaataaatatatacttctTATTTAGAACAGTATTTATTGtgacaataaaaaaattttatttcacacTAAAAGCGACTTTACTATCAGAAatgattcataaatataattctTTATCATCCTATCGTaactattttataaaaacaCACTATTAACCAAAGGCATTCCTGAATATAAAGAcctctaaataaaatatttatgatctCATCACAATGAAAATGACTTGGTTAACTAGAACATTTGGATGTAACTATTTGTCCTCCTTCTATGGTTATTATTCAAGATCAACCTTATCTTCTctagatataaatattttattctaaaagttgtcttttgaTATACcaatgtttattatttttgttaatttttttttgggttcaTTGTCCAATAAAAACTTAAACTAGTTGTGTAGATAAAGGACTCTTGGTTGTCAAATACACACAATTAATATTACAGTTGGAATCATATGCTTTCAATAATTttcttatctattttatttttgtccacCGACTAACCGTCTAAAACTGACTTAtctttatatatgaataataataataataactttaaCTGAATTGTTCCATATCCCATCTataagttatttttcttttttgataaagaCATGTTAATATGAGGACGAGAATGAAGTTCAATCAATGCTACTAATTATATAATTGatacaaatatatgtatatatgtcaaTTAGTAACATAGtaacatgtcttttttttaattgtgacatagacataatatttctttatacttttttttcataaaagatctttatttttatagatgaaaatctgaaaaataagATGTCCCACAAAAACTCATATTATTAACAAAGTTTCTAACggcaataaatatataatcatttGATCTAACATCGCTAAAATGTAATAATTGCCTAAAAAAAATGTTGTCGCCGTTGCCGGGGATCGAACCCGGGTCACCCGCGTGACAGGCGGGAATACTTACCACTATACTACAACGACTTGATGGTTTCAATGTCTTACTGTTTTAAATATGTATGAATAGTTCAAGAACACGAACATAAAAAAGATTCAAtgcttaagttataaaaatcaaatctttaaatAAATATCGAAGACAGTCTCTTTGTATTTTTAAAGTAACGATAAAATTGAGTAAGACATTATTCTTTGCAAATCCTAAATATGAAACTATACATgaacatttttttgttgttaaggGCTAATGTTATTGCGTATTGAAGCCGTtgttatgagaaaaaaaaaactcttattTCCATATTCCTAGCACATGCAACAGCCAAAGCCAAAGATGAACGTTTTTTTAGCGTAAATACTCTGACTGTTTCATATTACTTGGCTCATGTTGACTTGATACACcctttaagaaaattttaattagagaTGTCCTGActaaactaacttaattaatgaTGTTCCGAAACTCTAAATTTATCTACTACTTTTTTATGTAGTTATTTAATACTAggatagaatgaaaaaaaaactaatctgATAGCAAAAGAGCATTAAAAAAAGTATGGCAAGAGTTAAAAAAGTTTCAGTGGTAATTTTCTTctaatcaaataatataaaaataaattaagctTTATCAACAATCTGGGCATTTGGTCTAGTGGTATGATTCTCGCTTAGGGTGCGAGAGGTCCCGAGTTCAATTCTCGGAATGCCCCAATATTaatttttagcatttttttcgctattcataatatttttgtacAAAATGCTGAAACAGAAGCAATCTTTAGTAAGCAATCTTTAGTACTAGCATTACtggaaataaaaatacatttagGTAGCAGTAGGAATGGCTGATAAGTATACACGGTAACCGGGGACGATCAATATAGTTTATACATTGTAATATTCAAACTGCACAACAGAAGAAATGTTGCCAGGATAGAGAATATTAATGTTGAATGATAAAGAAATCGCTGAATGAACGTTTTAAATAATGTAATATTGAACGTATATCACACTAGCGTTACCCTTGTATATCATAAGTGACAATATGTTTGAATGAGCTAACATTATCCATAAAAACTTATGCTTCTCTGAGTGAGTCATGTGTCGATGGACTTACAGTTTCTCTTGAACATTCAGAGGAAGAGCCTATCGATGCTGTTGCTGAATCTGATCTCTTAAGTTCATTGCTGATGTCTTTCCCATTAGAATCAACGCTCCAATAATCATTCAACATCTTTTTGACGCCAAAACCAAACTGAGAAGTCTTGACGTTGTTGTCAAGGAATTGTGATCTGTCTCCTTTTGCTGAACTAATATGCTGGGAAGACGAGATTGGTGTCGTGAAAGGAGCTTTGATCTGACTACCTGAGATGTGTACTGAGATTGGAGTTCCAATGGTTTTATGAGAAATGATGCCTACTTTGGAGATTGGAACAAACTGGTCTGAGAGCTTGGTTAAATTATCCACGTAAATAAGATCATCGATACGAGCCACAATATTGAATGCCAGACTCTCAAGAACTCTTGAGTAGCTCTCCAGGATTGATTTACCAACATCCTGAGAACATCATTGAACAACAATTGTCAAACTTGAGTTTGCTAAACAAGACAATAATAGCAGCACTGATGGTATTATAACTATAATTGATCGAGAGAGAAAAATGACAGTAAACGTTGGGTTGATTCAAGCGAAAACCTTGTTATGTTGGATCTTGCTCATGTCTAAGGTGGTCTGAGGAAGACCGGGAAACCGTTGTCTTAAGCAAAGCAAAAGGCTTTCAGCTCTATCTGCAAGCAGATCCCTCTTATCAACATCAATCATCAAATCTTTAACCATTTCCCACGAGGACTTTGAATTGGATCGAAGGAGACTGGATTTTGCCTGAGTTCTTCTGCGCCACACGTAAATTGAGGCCTCCACTCGGTTTGCTATTTCTAATGCTTGATGCTCAGACGACAAATCAAGGCATTCGAGCAAACATTCAGGTGAAAATTGATCTGAGGTTATATATCGGTGGATAAGATCACCTAAGCTAGCTTTTCCGTTCTGCAGGGGGGTAAAATCCAATGCCAAATTAGCAACAATCTGATGGTTTTAATTGCATAAGCGTAGGACTCAATATCTCAAGGAAATGGTACCTTAGGAAGATTCTCAACATATGATTCAGGCACCTCCATATCAGCTAAGGTGTTGCTGTTAATTGCCATTACAGCTTTCAAGATTTGGTTTGTGCAGTCGCGTTTGTGCTGCAACTGTTTTTTTGCATTTTCGGTAAGACCATCGATGGGAACTCTAGGAACAGGAAGCCACCACTTATCCTCTTGACGAGGGAGAGGATTCCGAAATGAGGACGATCCATCAGCTTCTTCAGCTGAGAGCCCCTGGTCGACATACCAGAATTCTGTTTTTCTAAAACTGTCCAAAATCTCCTGTAAAAGAGGCAGAATATTCAGCTTATATCATTCAGCAGTTACGACTGAAATCTCGAGGAAAAAGGACGTGTAATCTTACAAGAAGCATATTATCTAGTTTTCGGAGTGCTGGAAGGTTGGCATAAAGATCCAACCG
The nucleotide sequence above comes from Solanum pennellii chromosome 9, SPENNV200. Encoded proteins:
- the LOC107031590 gene encoding rop guanine nucleotide exchange factor 7-like, with protein sequence MEKGVPLQFQPQLKHFIPINTCTNSKNCTLFSVFKFQVCKSIKNLYQKSKGFGSKRFDFDGVVVENSVFLDDKMEVLTEKSDGVEGKVEFCEENDIKIESFVYEEEGIESSLSSDFLVSEGTVNDEEHSSSEDSCSPPSIVWHVQKNASSEGMEQPHVDKRKLEKQGSCLSEVEMMKERFSKLLLGEDMSGCGNGVCTALVISNAITNLCATLFGQIWRLEPLPSEKRLMWRREMEWLLCVSDYIVELTPSWQTFPDGTKLEVMTSRPRLDLYANLPALRKLDNMLLEILDSFRKTEFWYVDQGLSAEEADGSSSFRNPLPRQEDKWWLPVPRVPIDGLTENAKKQLQHKRDCTNQILKAVMAINSNTLADMEVPESYVENLPKNGKASLGDLIHRYITSDQFSPECLLECLDLSSEHQALEIANRVEASIYVWRRRTQAKSSLLRSNSKSSWEMVKDLMIDVDKRDLLADRAESLLLCLRQRFPGLPQTTLDMSKIQHNKDVGKSILESYSRVLESLAFNIVARIDDLIYVDNLTKLSDQFVPISKVGIISHKTIGTPISVHISGSQIKAPFTTPISSSQHISSAKGDRSQFLDNNVKTSQFGFGVKKMLNDYWSVDSNGKDISNELKRSDSATASIGSSSECSRETVSPSTHDSLREA